The proteins below come from a single Miscanthus floridulus cultivar M001 chromosome 1, ASM1932011v1, whole genome shotgun sequence genomic window:
- the LOC136506464 gene encoding uncharacterized protein: MSSSLLPTTSGGTLICPSPPRPRRRRCCQVIAAASARPISDGVGRRAVSLAGVAAWLATTVGRADAASPLDKYVKRKKLEPLESYVPAVLLTIDQFVDLEKSLEFEKPMYDESRTLLRSGPASSLRINIRAVAQYASSNGQGKAASDAVDECLRALEDLDSLLLRASRNDPSAAVETMRSKISVALAALDNLLQTVPSAVLDKGKAIADAYRTPVDDYVEENAAELDPRLKQLEDIL; the protein is encoded by the exons ATGTCGTCCTCGCTCCTCCCCACCACCTCCGGCGGGACTCTCATCTGCCCGTCTCCGCCTcgaccgcgccgccgccggtgctGCCAAGTAatcgccgccgcctccgctcgACCCATTTCTGACGGCGTCGGCCGCCGCGCTGTCTCCTTGGCCGGCGTCGCCGCCTGGCTCGCCACTACCGTCGGCC GGGCAGACGCGGCCAGTCCATTGGACAAGTACGTCAAGAG GAAGAAGCTGGAGCCTTTGGAGAGCTACGTTCCGGCTGTCCTGCTGACTATTGACCAATTCGTTGATCTGG AGAAATCTTTAGAATTTGAGAAACCAATGTACGACGAGAGCAGAACATTACTTCGCTCTGGACCGGCATCATCTTTGCGGATCAACATTAGGGCA GTGGCACAATATGCTTCTAGTAATGGTCAAGGCAAGGCTGCATCAGACGCTGTGGACGAGTGCTTACG AGCATTGGAAGATCTCGACTCACTGCTACTACGTGCATCACGGAATGATCCGTCAGCGGCCGTTGAAACCATGAGGAGCAAGATCAGTGTTGCCCTTGCAGCATTAGACAA TCTCTTGCAAACGGTGCCATCTGCAGTACTGGATAAAGGAAAGGCGATTGCTGATGCATACCGGACTCCGGTGGATGATTATGTAGAGGAAAATGCTGCCGAGTTGGATCCCAGGCTGAAACAGTTGGAGGATATTCTTTAA